The following proteins are co-located in the Fusobacteria bacterium ZRK30 genome:
- a CDS encoding phosphatidylglycerophosphatase A yields MEEKIMKKEVVRGLATWFGLGDLPKAPGTMGTLGAIPLFFMLNSFRLVIADARLYNSFYFIFLTGFFALSIYVSDRCEREIFKEKDPQKVVIDEVLGFMVTMFLVNPVGYKETIVAVILGFLLFRFFDITKLGPIDKSQHYGHGLGVVLDDFLAGVVANFLLIMLMTIIF; encoded by the coding sequence ATGGAGGAGAAAATTATGAAAAAAGAGGTTGTAAGAGGCTTAGCTACTTGGTTTGGACTAGGAGATCTACCTAAAGCTCCGGGAACGATGGGAACACTAGGTGCAATACCATTATTTTTTATGTTGAACTCATTTAGATTAGTAATAGCTGATGCTAGATTATATAACTCATTTTATTTTATATTTTTAACGGGATTTTTCGCCCTGTCAATATATGTATCGGATAGATGTGAAAGGGAAATATTTAAGGAAAAAGATCCGCAAAAAGTAGTAATAGATGAGGTTTTAGGGTTTATGGTTACAATGTTTTTAGTGAACCCGGTGGGGTATAAAGAGACTATAGTAGCTGTAATTTTAGGATTTTTATTGTTCAGATTTTTCGATATAACTAAGTTAGGTCCCATAGATAAATCACAGCATTATGGACATGGATTAGGCGTAGTATTAGACGATTTTTTAGCAGGAGTTGTGGCAAATTTCTTATTGATAATGTTGATGACAATAATTTTCTAG
- the pncA gene encoding bifunctional nicotinamidase/pyrazinamidase has translation MKKALLVVDIQNDFCSGGALEVGGADEIFPTVNKLIDEFNKNNDLVVATIDWHPADHGSFASNSPGEIGEMGELNGIPQIWWPDHCVQGSIGAELHKDLKSIKNKINKGQNPKYDSYSSFFDANRKATKLNPLLKENDIDTLYIVGLATDYCVKFTVLDALELGYNVYLVENGCRGVNLNPSDSKEAVKEMKRLGAIVI, from the coding sequence ATGAAAAAAGCACTATTAGTTGTAGATATTCAAAATGATTTTTGCAGCGGAGGAGCATTGGAGGTGGGGGGAGCTGACGAGATCTTTCCCACAGTGAATAAATTAATAGATGAGTTTAACAAAAATAATGATCTGGTAGTAGCAACTATAGATTGGCATCCTGCTGATCACGGAAGTTTTGCTTCTAATTCTCCGGGGGAAATTGGAGAGATGGGGGAACTGAACGGTATCCCTCAAATTTGGTGGCCGGACCACTGTGTCCAAGGAAGTATAGGAGCTGAATTACACAAGGATTTAAAATCTATAAAAAATAAAATTAATAAGGGACAAAATCCAAAATATGACTCCTACAGCAGTTTTTTTGATGCCAATAGGAAAGCTACAAAATTAAACCCTCTACTAAAAGAAAATGATATAGATACCCTATATATAGTTGGATTAGCTACCGATTATTGTGTAAAGTTTACTGTGCTGGATGCACTGGAACTGGGATATAATGTATATTTGGTAGAAAACGGGTGCAGGGGAGTTAACCTAAATCCCTCCGATTCAAAAGAGGCTGTCAAAGAGATGAAGAGATTAGGAGCTATAGTGATATAA
- a CDS encoding ABC transporter ATP-binding protein has protein sequence MENLIINNLTKGYFKKKALNNFSYSFKRGMVYGLIGPNGSGKTTLMKTIYGLVKPTKGDLSINSSKISFKTRKNIAFMPTEDVFMSNLVVLDILNFYNNTFEDFSLEKAHQILENMKLPLDEKIETFSTGMKMRLKVTLCLSRNVKFYMFDEPLNGIDVISKDLIKNTIISMTTENSTIVISSHALNEMEFILEQVLFLNEGSLIRDINLEEFRDSENKSLESLYWEVYNV, from the coding sequence ATGGAAAATCTAATTATAAACAACTTAACTAAGGGTTATTTTAAAAAAAAGGCCTTGAATAACTTTTCATACTCATTTAAAAGAGGGATGGTCTATGGATTGATCGGTCCAAATGGAAGTGGAAAAACAACTCTGATGAAAACAATCTATGGATTAGTTAAACCTACTAAAGGGGACTTATCTATAAACAGCAGCAAAATTTCATTCAAAACCAGAAAAAATATTGCTTTTATGCCTACAGAAGATGTTTTTATGTCAAATCTTGTGGTTTTGGATATTTTAAATTTTTATAATAATACCTTTGAAGATTTTTCTTTGGAAAAAGCACACCAGATCCTGGAAAATATGAAGCTGCCTCTAGATGAAAAGATAGAAACCTTTTCAACAGGAATGAAAATGAGATTAAAGGTGACTCTATGTCTTTCCCGGAATGTAAAATTTTACATGTTTGATGAACCATTAAATGGAATAGATGTTATTTCAAAGGACCTCATTAAAAATACAATCATCAGCATGACCACAGAAAACAGTACTATTGTGATCTCCTCCCATGCTTTAAACGAGATGGAATTTATTCTGGAACAGGTTTTATTTTTAAATGAGGGGTCACTTATCAGGGATATTAATTTAGAGGAATTCAGAGACAGTGAAAATAAGTCTTTAGAATCACTTTATTGGGAGGTATATAATGTTTAA
- a CDS encoding CinA family nicotinamide mononucleotide deamidase-related protein, which produces MDATIILVGTELLNGMTVDTNSIYIAEELNKYGIEIKHKLVVGDNIRDIVEAIEYGNSKSDLVILNGGLGPTMDDLTKSAIAEFLNVDLVVEKEDYIDLKEKYDSHKLVLEDKNLREAEKPYESQTIPNDVGMCKGIYIDKIAAFPGVPRELYNLFPKFLKLLISQEKLEKNIYIKDILVWGIPESVLETKVIHLFELKGIHYEFLVKDYGIIIRLQTISTNKPNVDKITSNLYEVIGDNIIGEDHERLETSIYNYLKDKKYDISLAESCTGGMIASKFIEVDGISSVFKEGIVCYSNESKQARLGVKKETLDLYGAVSYETCNEMLDGLTTDVKIAVTGIAGPNGGTEEKPVGTVYIGVVVGDTKYIKKYLFSGNREKIRRITMMRAMFEVLKILKG; this is translated from the coding sequence ATGGATGCAACGATTATATTGGTTGGGACAGAACTCCTAAACGGAATGACTGTGGATACCAATAGTATATATATAGCAGAGGAACTCAATAAATATGGGATAGAGATAAAACATAAACTAGTGGTTGGTGACAATATAAGAGATATTGTAGAAGCTATTGAATATGGGAATTCAAAATCAGATTTAGTTATATTGAATGGCGGATTGGGTCCGACTATGGATGATCTGACAAAATCAGCTATCGCTGAATTTTTAAATGTAGATTTAGTGGTAGAGAAAGAGGATTATATAGACTTAAAGGAAAAGTATGATTCCCATAAACTTGTGCTGGAAGATAAAAATCTGAGGGAAGCTGAAAAGCCATATGAAAGCCAAACGATTCCTAATGATGTAGGGATGTGTAAGGGAATATACATCGACAAAATAGCAGCATTTCCCGGAGTACCCAGGGAACTATATAATTTATTTCCCAAGTTTTTAAAATTACTGATATCTCAGGAAAAGTTAGAGAAAAATATCTATATAAAAGATATCTTAGTATGGGGGATACCTGAATCGGTACTAGAAACAAAAGTCATTCATTTATTTGAGTTAAAGGGAATTCATTATGAGTTCTTGGTGAAAGATTATGGTATAATAATAAGACTGCAGACAATAAGCACCAATAAACCGAATGTAGATAAAATAACATCAAATCTATATGAGGTGATAGGTGATAATATAATAGGTGAAGACCATGAGAGGTTAGAAACCTCGATCTATAACTATTTAAAGGATAAAAAATATGATATATCCCTTGCAGAGTCATGTACTGGGGGAATGATAGCCTCTAAATTTATTGAAGTGGATGGAATATCCAGTGTATTTAAAGAAGGAATAGTATGCTATAGCAATGAATCTAAGCAGGCTAGACTAGGGGTAAAGAAAGAGACTTTAGATCTTTATGGAGCTGTCTCCTATGAGACGTGCAATGAGATGTTAGATGGATTAACTACAGACGTAAAGATAGCTGTGACAGGGATAGCCGGACCAAATGGCGGGACAGAAGAAAAACCAGTAGGAACTGTATATATTGGGGTAGTTGTAGGAGATACAAAATACATAAAAAAATATCTCTTTAGTGGAAATAGAGAAAAAATACGAAGAATTACCATGATGAGAGCAATGTTTGAAGTACTTAAAATTTTAAAGGGGTGA
- a CDS encoding tetratricopeptide repeat protein — MNNKIFELIKEYKIGIKELENPKMTLALLYKVRSGKTPLKPKYLPCLVTSLNKIFQERNINKIITIEDLYITPQQELDKLVNNSLIGRTIYSKEKQEEIELFGREKEIHSCKYRYIIAKHNQKIGKKEEALKIYYDLLNNFHCSNFFYSILIEVIRLEKIGLTYEIYLKYQKEINLAPYKIKAYLAYNTGVNLLRTKKWNKAISCFEVVVNMQKITKPFYYSYTNLGICYQNLGEYEKAIEFFKKSVSDPTNYKQLKICYVNILSCAKEMKYEALMINTLKKLEITLNSLKGEIFYQTYWNIGKIYLYLKDKVKAVEAFEKEIAFKINFNNTSFNIEKHLDSIKSLVILYGRKPLKQAKLIKHITQIEFKYLNSEFIMSILKYYTDNNMEYEALFLIKNINL, encoded by the coding sequence ATGAATAATAAAATATTTGAACTTATAAAAGAATATAAAATAGGAATTAAAGAACTAGAAAACCCAAAAATGACTTTAGCTTTATTATATAAAGTTCGAAGTGGAAAGACACCTTTAAAGCCAAAATATTTACCATGCTTGGTAACTTCACTTAATAAAATTTTTCAAGAAAGAAATATAAATAAAATTATTACTATAGAAGACCTATATATTACTCCCCAGCAAGAGCTAGATAAATTAGTGAACAACAGCCTTATAGGTAGAACAATCTACTCCAAAGAAAAACAAGAAGAAATAGAATTATTTGGACGAGAAAAAGAAATTCATAGCTGTAAATATAGATATATTATAGCTAAACACAATCAAAAGATAGGTAAGAAAGAAGAGGCTTTAAAGATCTACTACGATCTATTAAATAACTTTCATTGCTCTAACTTCTTTTATTCAATCTTAATTGAGGTAATTAGATTGGAAAAGATAGGATTAACCTATGAAATATACCTAAAATATCAAAAAGAAATCAATCTCGCACCATATAAAATAAAGGCATATTTGGCCTATAATACCGGAGTAAATCTTTTAAGAACAAAAAAATGGAATAAAGCCATCTCATGTTTTGAAGTTGTTGTAAATATGCAGAAAATTACCAAACCTTTTTACTACTCTTATACCAATTTAGGTATTTGTTATCAAAATCTAGGTGAATATGAAAAAGCCATTGAATTTTTTAAAAAAAGTGTAAGCGACCCTACAAATTACAAACAGCTAAAAATATGTTATGTCAATATTCTTTCGTGTGCTAAAGAGATGAAGTATGAAGCCCTTATGATAAATACTTTAAAAAAATTAGAAATTACCTTAAATAGTCTCAAAGGGGAAATTTTTTATCAAACTTATTGGAACATAGGAAAAATTTATTTATATTTAAAAGATAAGGTAAAGGCTGTAGAAGCATTTGAAAAAGAGATTGCTTTTAAAATAAACTTCAACAACACCTCTTTTAATATTGAAAAACACTTAGATAGTATTAAATCTCTTGTGATTCTCTATGGAAGAAAGCCTCTAAAACAGGCAAAACTCATAAAACACATTACACAAATTGAATTTAAATATCTAAATTCAGAGTTTATTATGTCTATATTAAAATATTATACTGATAACAATATGGAATATGAAGCATTATTTTTAATTAAAAATATTAATTTATAA
- a CDS encoding GNAT family N-acetyltransferase, which yields MNISIRHVNKGDAKDITKIFLEKSNYRNTLAVPYLHDNVWEERVNNVSPNVISLAAVVDKKVVGVIGLHIETNIRRKHCAGIGISISEKYQNNKIGSRLLKEILDLADNWHNIRRIELEVYTDNEKAINLYKKFGFKTEGTLKDYVFGEGKYIDAHIMARLKI from the coding sequence ATGAATATTTCAATACGTCATGTTAATAAAGGAGATGCTAAAGATATAACTAAAATTTTTCTAGAAAAATCCAATTACAGGAATACTTTAGCAGTTCCATATCTCCATGATAATGTTTGGGAAGAAAGAGTTAATAATGTATCACCAAACGTTATCTCATTAGCCGCTGTAGTTGACAAAAAAGTTGTAGGAGTTATTGGTTTACATATTGAGACTAATATTCGGAGGAAACACTGTGCTGGTATTGGTATTAGTATTTCAGAGAAATATCAAAATAATAAGATAGGAAGCAGATTATTAAAAGAAATTTTAGATCTTGCAGATAATTGGCATAATATCAGGAGAATTGAATTAGAAGTTTATACAGACAATGAAAAAGCGATTAATCTATATAAAAAATTTGGTTTTAAAACCGAAGGTACCCTTAAAGATTATGTTTTTGGAGAGGGGAAATATATAGATGCCCATATTATGGCCAGGTTAAAAATCTAG
- a CDS encoding GntR family transcriptional regulator: MEFKKNIPIYLQIMDKLKQDISLKILKPGEKMMSTRELAVKLKVNPNTVSRVYKELESENIVFTKRGMGTFVVEDETILENIKQKMANDIVIKFICDMRDLNISPKEAIKMLKDMEEE; encoded by the coding sequence ATGGAATTCAAAAAAAATATCCCTATTTATTTACAGATAATGGATAAATTAAAACAGGATATATCCCTGAAAATACTAAAACCCGGAGAAAAGATGATGTCTACACGGGAACTGGCAGTAAAACTTAAAGTTAACCCCAATACAGTCTCCAGAGTATACAAGGAGTTAGAATCAGAAAATATTGTTTTTACAAAAAGAGGGATGGGAACATTTGTTGTAGAAGACGAAACTATCCTGGAAAATATAAAGCAGAAGATGGCTAATGATATCGTGATTAAATTTATTTGCGACATGAGAGATCTCAATATCTCCCCAAAGGAAGCAATAAAGATGTTGAAAGACATGGAGGAGGAATAA
- a CDS encoding IS30 family transposase, with protein MNHKHFTIEERESIFKFLAQKKSISFIAAKLKKNRVSIYREINRNSVDGEYTPNKAQFLYKKRKQLCGRKHKLRDSILLVDIQEKLESGWSPEQISGRAKLDNQYSISFKTIYRAIYLDFLTESTKYLLTRKGKQKPRGLKETRGKIPNKKMIEERSEEANDRSEIGHFESDTIVGAGKKVL; from the coding sequence ATGAATCATAAACATTTTACCATTGAAGAAAGAGAAAGTATATTTAAATTTTTAGCGCAAAAAAAATCAATTAGTTTTATTGCAGCTAAATTAAAGAAAAATAGAGTTAGTATTTATAGAGAAATTAATAGAAATTCAGTTGATGGTGAGTACACTCCTAATAAAGCCCAGTTTTTATACAAAAAAAGAAAACAACTTTGTGGAAGAAAGCACAAATTAAGAGATTCGATCCTTTTGGTAGATATTCAAGAAAAGTTAGAATCAGGTTGGAGTCCAGAACAAATATCAGGAAGAGCTAAATTAGACAACCAATATTCTATTTCATTTAAAACAATTTATAGAGCAATATATCTTGATTTTCTTACGGAGAGTACTAAATACCTTTTAACTAGAAAAGGCAAACAAAAGCCTAGAGGATTGAAAGAAACAAGGGGTAAAATCCCTAATAAAAAGATGATAGAAGAAAGGTCTGAAGAAGCGAATGATAGAAGTGAGATTGGTCATTTTGAAAGCGATACTATCGTTGGCGCAGGAAAAAAGGTGCTATGA
- the coaE gene encoding dephospho-CoA kinase (Dephospho-CoA kinase (CoaE) performs the final step in coenzyme A biosynthesis.), giving the protein MSEMLKKGRKFMILGLTGGIASGKSTVSKKLKELGSYIIDADKISREVSDSTKVLKVLEENFGSEIIDQGHLDRQKLREIIFGSDKKRELLNNIMHPVIVKKIVEEIEKNRREKLIILDIPLLYETGLEYLCDKVLVVCTDENIQVERIKARDGIEEELAKKIIDAQMPLSEKREKAELHIENNGNLEELLKKVELIYSEIIK; this is encoded by the coding sequence ATGTCAGAGATGTTAAAAAAAGGGAGAAAATTTATGATATTAGGGCTGACAGGCGGAATAGCCAGCGGAAAGAGTACAGTGAGTAAAAAATTAAAAGAATTAGGCAGTTATATAATAGATGCAGATAAAATTTCAAGAGAAGTTTCTGATTCCACGAAAGTATTAAAAGTGTTAGAGGAAAACTTTGGTTCTGAAATAATAGATCAGGGGCATCTGGATCGGCAAAAATTAAGGGAGATAATATTCGGAAGCGATAAAAAAAGGGAACTTTTAAATAATATAATGCACCCTGTTATAGTGAAAAAAATTGTAGAAGAGATAGAAAAGAACAGGAGGGAAAAGCTGATAATATTGGATATTCCTCTTTTATACGAAACAGGGCTTGAGTACCTCTGTGACAAGGTATTGGTGGTATGTACAGATGAGAATATCCAGGTAGAGAGGATAAAAGCCAGAGATGGGATAGAAGAGGAGTTAGCTAAGAAAATAATTGATGCACAGATGCCCTTATCGGAAAAGAGAGAAAAAGCAGAGTTACATATTGAAAATAATGGAAATTTAGAGGAATTATTAAAAAAAGTGGAACTAATATATAGTGAAATAATAAAGTGA
- a CDS encoding IS30 family transposase — protein MMTYVDRKSRYLVAELMINRKSDTFNEATIENFKYIPKEYIKTFTSDNGKEFSKFKELEEALGIKAYFANPYHSWERGTNENTNGLLRRTFPKGTIFSKIKRCEFYKAVNKINNRPRKCLNWKTPKEVFWGEIEKCCI, from the coding sequence ATGATGACTTATGTTGATAGGAAATCAAGATATCTTGTAGCGGAGCTAATGATTAATAGAAAATCAGATACTTTTAATGAGGCAACAATAGAGAATTTTAAATATATACCTAAAGAATACATAAAAACATTTACATCGGATAACGGGAAAGAATTCTCTAAATTTAAAGAATTAGAGGAAGCATTAGGTATTAAAGCTTATTTTGCTAACCCTTATCACTCATGGGAGAGAGGAACAAATGAGAATACAAACGGTTTATTAAGGAGAACTTTCCCTAAAGGGACTATTTTTAGTAAGATAAAGAGATGTGAATTTTATAAAGCGGTAAACAAAATTAATAATAGACCAAGGAAGTGTTTAAATTGGAAAACCCCAAAAGAAGTATTTTGGGGTGAAATTGAAAAGTGTTGCATTTAA
- a CDS encoding HAD-IIIA family hydrolase, translating to MKPNLKEIKIIILDVDGTMTDGKITYDNNGTETKSFNVKDGMAIAQAIKYGIKVAIITGRTSKVVEHRATELGILDIYQGVGNKIATLDELLKKYDYNYKNVAYMGDDINDIPAMMRADYVGITADAVSEIEEFAHFKSRYNGGYGAVREFIETILKANGIWSKIIEEYKSKK from the coding sequence ATGAAACCAAATTTAAAGGAAATAAAGATAATAATTTTAGATGTAGACGGTACCATGACCGATGGAAAGATCACATATGACAACAATGGAACAGAGACAAAGTCATTTAATGTAAAAGATGGGATGGCAATAGCTCAGGCTATAAAATATGGAATAAAAGTAGCTATAATAACAGGAAGAACCTCTAAAGTGGTGGAACATAGGGCCACAGAATTAGGGATATTGGATATATATCAAGGGGTAGGAAATAAAATTGCAACCCTGGATGAATTGCTCAAAAAATATGATTATAACTATAAAAATGTGGCCTATATGGGAGATGATATCAATGATATCCCTGCTATGATGAGAGCAGATTATGTAGGAATAACAGCAGATGCTGTATCAGAGATAGAGGAATTTGCACATTTTAAAAGCAGATATAATGGCGGATATGGTGCTGTGAGGGAATTTATAGAGACTATATTAAAAGCCAATGGGATCTGGAGCAAGATTATAGAGGAATACAAGAGTAAAAAGTAA
- a CDS encoding DegV family EDD domain-containing protein — protein sequence MKIEHLNVTRLIKLFIAGSRWMSKYADILNDLNVYPVPDGDTGTNMSMTMQAVENELVKLNHEPTMHEFCELLSEAILLGARGNSGTILSQIVQGFLNGFEDKEELNIDDITRSFEQAAKLAYKAVSNPVEGTMLTVIRVIAEKAKEYDGPKDNFIPYLSYVKEAAHQAVEETPNQLLKLKEAGVVDAGGMGVFYLIEGFEKSITDPEMLKDLERIVKSQAHRKERLEATNIEVDIEFKYCTEFIVQAGKFNIEELKEEIKGMGDSMVVAQSSTKTKTHIHTNNPGAVLEIAMKYGGLDNIKIDNMELQHRSLHLAEGDLMDQNSAHVMVQNENTEKKAYFVIADTYEMGELFIKSGATCVLIGGQGQNPSVADMEMAIAKIDAEEIVLLPNNKNIISAAKIVAERAAKNVEVYETKTMLEGNFYVKNKSENLEQVVKDARRNKSIEITKAVRDTKVGDLIINEGNYIALVNGKIMYENKNLTDLISDLYEENIDDNTLNIFAVLGNESTDEGNRAILNTRGVKHEEYIGKQDNYHYYLYIENKDPNQPEIAIITDSTSDLTPALIGDLSVNIIPLKIKFDGNKYYKDGIDISKTDFWHKIITEGVVPKTSQPSPAEFKNLYQRLLKRGYKKIITILISSKLSGTQQAAKVARGMLPEEKDIAIIDSKNVWLGSGHLVLEAAKMAKAGESFETIIENVEEMRNKGKIYFVVDELKYLERGGRIGKASAKIGGVLNIKPILKVEDGEVHNEKKAIGDKGAMKYMEKLLKQEAKNGSIVLYTGWGGTKHQSENADELRKSVEKFDNVDYQSRCEVGSTIGSHSGPLYGMAIYPKIK from the coding sequence ATGAAGATAGAACACTTGAATGTTACGAGGTTAATTAAGTTATTTATCGCAGGTAGTAGATGGATGTCTAAATATGCAGATATATTGAATGACTTAAATGTATATCCTGTACCAGATGGAGATACAGGGACAAATATGTCTATGACCATGCAGGCTGTAGAGAATGAATTGGTGAAATTAAACCATGAGCCTACAATGCATGAATTTTGCGAATTATTATCAGAAGCAATATTATTAGGAGCCAGAGGAAATTCTGGGACGATCTTATCTCAAATTGTTCAAGGTTTTTTAAATGGATTTGAAGATAAGGAAGAATTAAATATAGATGATATCACAAGATCTTTTGAACAGGCTGCTAAATTAGCTTATAAAGCTGTAAGTAACCCTGTAGAAGGAACTATGCTTACTGTAATCAGAGTTATAGCTGAAAAAGCCAAAGAATATGATGGTCCAAAGGATAACTTTATTCCATACCTTTCATATGTAAAGGAAGCGGCTCATCAAGCTGTAGAGGAAACTCCCAATCAATTATTAAAATTAAAGGAAGCAGGAGTTGTAGATGCAGGTGGAATGGGTGTTTTCTATCTTATTGAAGGATTTGAAAAATCAATAACTGACCCTGAGATGTTAAAAGACTTGGAAAGAATAGTAAAGAGCCAAGCCCATAGAAAAGAAAGACTGGAAGCTACCAATATTGAGGTTGATATTGAGTTTAAATATTGTACCGAATTTATTGTTCAGGCAGGGAAATTTAACATAGAAGAGCTGAAGGAAGAGATAAAAGGTATGGGAGACTCAATGGTAGTGGCTCAAAGTTCGACTAAAACGAAAACACATATTCATACAAACAATCCAGGAGCAGTATTAGAAATAGCTATGAAATATGGTGGGTTGGATAACATTAAGATAGACAATATGGAGTTACAGCATAGAAGTTTACATTTGGCAGAGGGAGATCTAATGGATCAAAATTCAGCTCATGTAATGGTTCAAAATGAAAACACAGAAAAGAAAGCTTATTTTGTAATAGCTGATACCTATGAGATGGGAGAGCTGTTCATTAAATCCGGAGCAACTTGTGTACTTATTGGTGGGCAGGGGCAGAATCCAAGTGTAGCAGACATGGAGATGGCTATAGCCAAGATAGATGCAGAAGAGATAGTGTTGTTACCAAACAATAAAAATATTATCTCAGCTGCCAAAATAGTGGCCGAAAGAGCAGCTAAAAATGTAGAAGTTTATGAAACTAAAACTATGTTAGAAGGAAACTTCTATGTAAAAAACAAGTCTGAAAATTTGGAACAGGTAGTGAAAGATGCCAGAAGAAATAAATCCATTGAGATTACAAAAGCTGTAAGAGATACAAAGGTCGGAGACCTAATTATCAACGAAGGAAACTATATAGCTTTAGTGAATGGAAAGATTATGTATGAAAATAAAAATTTAACAGATTTAATATCTGACCTGTATGAAGAAAATATAGATGATAACACTCTAAATATATTTGCAGTATTAGGGAACGAAAGTACAGATGAAGGAAATCGAGCTATACTAAATACTAGAGGTGTAAAACACGAGGAATATATAGGAAAACAGGATAATTATCACTACTACCTGTATATCGAAAATAAAGACCCAAATCAGCCTGAAATAGCAATAATTACAGACTCTACTTCAGATCTGACACCAGCACTTATCGGCGATCTGTCGGTTAATATCATTCCTCTAAAGATAAAATTTGATGGGAATAAATATTATAAAGATGGGATAGATATATCTAAAACAGATTTTTGGCATAAGATTATAACTGAGGGAGTTGTACCTAAAACTTCTCAACCTTCTCCAGCAGAATTTAAAAATTTATATCAAAGATTGCTGAAGAGAGGATATAAAAAGATAATAACAATATTGATTTCTAGTAAATTAAGTGGGACACAGCAGGCTGCCAAGGTAGCTCGTGGGATGTTACCGGAAGAAAAAGATATAGCTATAATTGACTCAAAGAATGTATGGTTAGGGTCTGGACACTTAGTTTTAGAAGCGGCTAAGATGGCTAAAGCGGGAGAATCCTTTGAGACTATCATAGAAAATGTAGAAGAGATGAGAAATAAAGGGAAAATATACTTTGTAGTAGATGAATTAAAATACCTTGAAAGAGGTGGAAGAATAGGAAAAGCATCTGCTAAAATTGGTGGAGTACTGAATATAAAACCTATATTAAAAGTCGAAGATGGTGAAGTTCACAATGAGAAAAAAGCTATCGGAGATAAGGGTGCTATGAAATATATGGAAAAATTACTTAAGCAAGAAGCTAAGAATGGATCGATAGTATTGTATACTGGCTGGGGTGGAACTAAACATCAGTCTGAAAATGCAGATGAACTTAGAAAATCAGTGGAAAAGTTTGATAATGTAGACTATCAATCGAGATGTGAAGTCGGATCGACTATTGGTTCTCATTCAGGACCACTATATGGAATGGCTATATATCCAAAAATAAAATAA
- a CDS encoding cupin domain-containing protein — protein sequence MALGEKIKKCRKDKGYSLRLLASKVDLSASFLSQIEQSKASPSIENLKKIANELDVRVSSLIEEEDEKKDTDVVRKDERNKVESIDSKTMISLLTTSNIEKHMEPILYEIEPGGESGRDYYTHNGEEFIFVLEGQLEVQIESKNYELEEGDSLYFKSTQKHKFRNVSDRLARAIWVVTPPTF from the coding sequence ATGGCATTAGGAGAAAAGATAAAAAAATGTAGAAAGGATAAGGGGTATTCTTTGAGACTGCTGGCTTCTAAAGTAGACTTATCAGCTAGTTTTTTATCTCAAATTGAACAAAGTAAAGCATCTCCGTCTATCGAAAACTTAAAGAAAATTGCTAATGAATTGGATGTAAGGGTAAGCTCGTTGATAGAGGAAGAGGATGAGAAAAAAGATACTGATGTAGTAAGAAAAGACGAAAGAAATAAGGTAGAAAGTATAGACTCTAAAACAATGATCTCTCTATTGACTACTTCTAATATAGAAAAACATATGGAACCAATATTGTATGAGATTGAGCCTGGAGGAGAGAGTGGCAGAGATTATTATACTCATAATGGGGAAGAGTTTATATTTGTCTTAGAAGGGCAGTTAGAAGTACAGATAGAAAGTAAAAATTATGAATTAGAAGAGGGAGATAGTTTGTATTTTAAATCTACTCAAAAGCATAAATTTAGAAACGTTAGCGACAGGCTAGCGAGAGCAATATGGGTAGTAACTCCTCCAACATTTTAA